Genomic segment of Pseudomonas sp. CCI4.2:
GGCAGCGCAAAGTAGATCAGCAGGATCAGTACCAAAATCGGCGTATTACGGATCACCGTGACGTACACCGAGGCGATGACTCGCAAGGTCCGGTGTTTCGACAGCAGTGCGAACGCCGCCATCAGGCCAATGACGCAGCCAATGGCAATTGAGATCAACGCCAATTCCAGGCCCAACCCCAAGCCTGATAGCAAGCTGGGAAAATCACGCCAGACGGCGGCAAAATTCAACTGATAGTTCATGGTCAGCAGTACCTGGAACGGGGCAGTCAACGCACTGCCCTGCTCTCACCGAGTCATTTGAATTCGACAGGGAAACCAATTTCCGGGGTCGGCAGATCGACGCCGAACCATTGTTTGAACGAGGCGGCATAGGTCGGGAACTCAACGCCAGTCATCGCTTCATGCAACACAGTGTTGACGAAGTTCAGCCAGTCCTGGTCGCCACGTTTGACGGCGCAGGCGTAGGTCTGTGGGCTCCAGGCGAAATTCGGGGTGCGATAGCGGCCTGGGTTCTGCACGATCAGGTATTTGACCGAAGACTGATCCGTGGCGGCAGCGTCGGCACGGCCGGAGTTGACGGCCTGGTACATCAAGTCAACGCTGTCGTACTGATCGACTTTGGCTTTGGGCAAGGCCTGGTGTACCAGTTCTTCGGCGTAGACGTTTTGCAGTACCGCCACGGTAACGCTGTCACCGGCGGCTTTCAGGTCGTCAATCTCTTTGTACTTACTCTGGATGGGCAGCAACAGCGCTACGCCCTCGCGGTAGTAAGGCAGGGTAAAGGCGACTTGTTGGGCACGGCTGGCAGTGACGGTAATGAACTGGCAGCTTATGTCGACTTTGTCAGTCAGCAAGTTAGGAATTCGTGCGTCGGACGACTGCACCACGAACTCGACTTTGCTGGGGTCGTTGAACAGCCCTTTGGCGATCATCCGCGCGATGTCGATATCGAAGCCTTGGAGCTTTCCGTCAGCACCCTGGAAATGCCAAGGCGCGTTAGTGCTGCCCGTGCCCACCACCAGATGGCCCCGCTGCAACACGCTGTCGAGCTTGCTGGTGTCTGCCGCCTGCACCGAGCTGATAAGCGTGGCCGTAGCCGCAAGAACAAACGCACAAGCTTTCAAAAAGGAAGGTCCGCGATGCATGTGATGAACTCCGCCGTGGTTAAATTCCGCTATAGCGGAACAAGGTGTGTAACAGCGGAATAGAGAGCAGAAAGTGTGCCACAGAAAGCAACCGAAAAAAAGCGCAAGAAAAAGGCTTTAAGATCAATGAGCTAACAGGGGTGGATTAATTTGCTACGTAACGGCTTTGCAGCGAGGGCTCGCTACCGTTTGCTACAGCATGTGTAGCCAGGCCCCAAAACGGGGCAAACGCGCCGCAATACGGCGCGTCTTTGAAAGGGCTTGTCAGGGATGAAGCAAGGCTACCATTCGTGTTTAAAATCCGCTGCAAACGGCGCGGCATCGATAAAACCAAGGGCATGTGGGTGCGTATTTTCGCCGAGTGAAATAAACAACGAAGAGGTATAAGCCGGTTTGGCGGGCAAGAAAACCTTCAGGCCCTTCTCGACCTCTCTGATGCAGTCACTGTGAGTCACCAAGACTAGATTACGTCCGACTGCCTTATGCTTGATTGCGTTTGTCAGCATCGTAGCGCGGCAATCGGCAAGCCACGTTCGGGTATCTACCTCACGGTTAAACATAAACGCGGCCGTTTGCGTGGTTCTCGCAAGAGGGCTGGCATAGACGTCGGTATTATCCAGTCCCAGTCTTTCAAATTCCTTGCCGACATCCCGGGCAGCATCGCTTCCCCGAGTGGTAATTCCGTCTTTAGCGCTAAGGCAGGTGGCGTCCGATTGGTCGCAACGTTCAGCGTGACGCACAAAGACGATGATTTCGCCTTTGCTCCATGACGCTTTGAGGTTAGCAATTTCAGCAGCCGAGCCATGAGCGAAGTTTTTCAGCACAGGATGTTTAAAGTGTGCATACGCCGCCACACCTAATAGTCCTATCAGCAGTGCAACTGACACAATTCTGTAACGCCCAAGAGTACGCCAGACAAATAACGAGTTAGAACGCAGGCGAGTAACGGTTTCCATTGGCATACATCTCTACAATCGTGATTATTATTATGGGGGATTATTATTAGCCGATGCGCTTTGGCGGGGGGGAAATATTTGTGGTGCGAACGCCACAAGCCACTCGATAGAGTGAAAATTAAAATACGTGATTAGCGAGAGACTATCTCGGTATAAAAAATTTACTTAAGAAACGTTCAGCAAGTGTTCAGAAAGCCTTAAGCAGCCCTTAGTAAGACAGGACTGCCGCGGGGTTTTATCTTAGGATGACAATCAGGCCTTGGTGTTAATGG
This window contains:
- a CDS encoding transporter substrate-binding domain-containing protein is translated as MHRGPSFLKACAFVLAATATLISSVQAADTSKLDSVLQRGHLVVGTGSTNAPWHFQGADGKLQGFDIDIARMIAKGLFNDPSKVEFVVQSSDARIPNLLTDKVDISCQFITVTASRAQQVAFTLPYYREGVALLLPIQSKYKEIDDLKAAGDSVTVAVLQNVYAEELVHQALPKAKVDQYDSVDLMYQAVNSGRADAAATDQSSVKYLIVQNPGRYRTPNFAWSPQTYACAVKRGDQDWLNFVNTVLHEAMTGVEFPTYAASFKQWFGVDLPTPEIGFPVEFK
- a CDS encoding histidine phosphatase family protein, which translates into the protein METVTRLRSNSLFVWRTLGRYRIVSVALLIGLLGVAAYAHFKHPVLKNFAHGSAAEIANLKASWSKGEIIVFVRHAERCDQSDATCLSAKDGITTRGSDAARDVGKEFERLGLDNTDVYASPLARTTQTAAFMFNREVDTRTWLADCRATMLTNAIKHKAVGRNLVLVTHSDCIREVEKGLKVFLPAKPAYTSSLFISLGENTHPHALGFIDAAPFAADFKHEW